Proteins from one Sabethes cyaneus chromosome 2, idSabCyanKW18_F2, whole genome shotgun sequence genomic window:
- the LOC128735230 gene encoding uncharacterized protein LOC128735230, with product MPLTHTPGKKSPATMDEVKPLIHQRGQVRAKVTAILKQLEKAENDLSQVSLPMLRVFSRKLDILYNEFNALHKEILSVIPSSKLDDQDEKVVEFDLIHTDALMRVECLIDKASKPCMPSSSAVAPIPSTSFAQPAQVIVQQQPLKAPIPTFNGEYDNWPRFKALFSDIIGRCTDSDAIKLHHLDKALIGAAAGIIDSRTLVENNYNHAWEILVERFENKRVIVDDC from the coding sequence ATGCCGTTGACCCACACCCCCGGTAAGAAAAGTCCTGCTACCATGGATGAAGTGAAACCGCTTATCCACCAGCGTGGCCAGGTAAGAGCCAAGGTTACGGCAATCCTGAAACAACTCGAGAAAGCAGAAAACGATTTGTCTCAGGTGAGTCTTCCTATGTTGAGAGTCTTTTCTAGAAAACTGGatattttatataatgaattcAATGCATTGCATAAAGAGATTCTCAGTGTGATTCCCTCTTCGAAGCTTGACGACCAGGATGAAAAAGTTGTAGAATTTGATTTAATCCATACTGATGCCTTGATGCGTGTTGAGTGCCTGATTGACAAAGCGTCGAAGCCTTGTATGCCTTCTTCCAGCGCAGTTGCACCAATTCCTTCCACAAGTTTTGCTCAGCCTGCCCAAGTGATTGTTCAGCAACAACCTTTAAAGGCACCCATTCCAACCTTCAATGGTGAATATGATAATTGGCCTCGATTTAAGGCGTTGTTTTCGGACATCATTGGGCGTTGTACCGATTCGGATGCAATTAAGTTGCATCATTTAGATAAAGCGTTGATTGGTGCAGCTGCCGGAATAATTGATTCCAGGACACTCGTAGAAAACAATTATAATCACGCATGGGAAATACTGGTCGAGCGATTCGAAAATAAGCGTGTGATAGTTGACGATTGTTAA